A window from Oncorhynchus tshawytscha isolate Ot180627B unplaced genomic scaffold, Otsh_v2.0 Un_contig_5015_pilon_pilon, whole genome shotgun sequence encodes these proteins:
- the rbb4l gene encoding histone-binding protein RBBP7 isoform X2 yields MADKEVYDDAVEERVINEEYKIWKKNTPFLYDLVMTHALEWPSLTVQWLPDVNRPDGKDYAVHRLVLGTHTSDEQNHLVIASVQVPNDDAQFDASHYDSEKGAEFGGFGSVSGKIEIEIKINHEGEVNRARYMPQNPCIIATKTPTSDVLVFDYTKHPSKPDPSGECSPDLRLRGHQKEGYGLSWNPNLSGNLLSASDDHTICLWDIGAGPKEGKIVDAKTIFTGHTAVVEDVSWHLLHESLFGSVADDQKLMIWDTRSNNTSKPSHAVDAHTAEVNCLSFNPYSEFILATGSADKTVALWDLRNLKLKLHSFESHKDEIFQVQWSPHNETILASSGTDRRLNVWDLSKIGEEQSAEDAEDGPPELLFIHGGHTAKISDFTWNPNEPWVICSVSEDNIMQVWQMAENIYNDEEPDTPASELEGQGS; encoded by the exons ATGGCGGATAAAGAAG TGTACGACGATGCAGTTGAGGAGCGGGTGATCAATGAAGAATACAAAATCTGGAAGAAGAATACTCCTTTTCTCTATGACCTGGTGATGACCCACGCGCTGGAGTGGCCCAGTCTCACTGTGCAGTGGCTACCTGACGTCAACAG gCCGGATGGAAAGGACTATGCGGTCCACAGACTGGTACTGGGAACTCACACGTCAGATGAGCAGAATCACCTGGTGATCGCCAGCGTACAGGTCCCCAACGATGACGCCCAGTTTGATGCTTCTCACTACGACAGTGAAAAAGGAGCAG AGTTTGGAGGTTTTGGATCCGTGAGTGGAAAGATAGAGATTGAGATCAAGATAAACCACGAGGGTGAAGTGAACCGGGCCAGGTACATGCCTCAGAACCCCTGCATCATTGCTACCAAGACCCCCACCTCAGACGTACTGGTCTTTGACTACACCAAGCACCCTTCCAAACCAG ACCCCAGTGGTGAGTGCAGCCCAGACCTGCGCCTGCGGGGCCACCAGAAGGAGGGCTACGGCCTGTCCTGGAACCCCAACCTCAGTGGCAACCTGCTCAGTGCTTCTGATGACCAC ACGATCTGCCTGTGGGACATCGGTGCTGGTCCTAAGGAGGGGAAGATAGTGGATGCTAAGACAATCTTCACCGGTCACACTGCAGTGGTGGAGGACGTGTCCTGGCACCTACTCCACGAATCACTGTTTGGCTCTGTGGCCGATGACCAGAAACTGATGAT ctggGACACACGGTCCAACAACACGTCCAAGCCCAGCCATGCAGTGGATGCCCACACTGCAGAGGTCAACTGTCTGTCCTTCAACCCCTACAGCGAGTTCATCCTGGCCACCGGCTCTGCAGACAAG ACTGTTGCTCTCTGGGATCTGCGTAACCTCAAACTGAAGCTCCACTCGTTTGAATCGCACAAGGATGAAATCTTCCAG GTGCAATGGTCCCCTCACAACGAAACCATTCTGGCTTCAAGCGGAACAGATAGAAGGCTCAACGTATGGGATCTCAG TAAAATCGGAGAGGAACAGTCTGCTGAAGATGCAGAGGACGGACCTCCAGAACTCCTG TTCATCCATGGAGGACACACAGCGAAGATTTCTGATTTCACATGGAACCCCAACGAGCCATGGGTCATCTGCTCCGTCTCCGAGGATAACATCATGCAGGTTTGGCAAATG GCTGAGAACATCTATAATGATGAGGAGCCTGACACCCCTGCTTCAGAGCTGGAGGGTCAAGGGTCGTAA
- the rbb4l gene encoding histone-binding protein RBBP7 isoform X1 produces MADKEVYDDAVEERVINEEYKIWKKNTPFLYDLVMTHALEWPSLTVQWLPDVNRPDGKDYAVHRLVLGTHTSDEQNHLVIASVQVPNDDAQFDASHYDSEKGAEFGGFGSVSGKIEIEIKINHEGEVNRARYMPQNPCIIATKTPTSDVLVFDYTKHPSKPDPSGECSPDLRLRGHQKEGYGLSWNPNLSGNLLSASDDHTICLWDIGAGPKEGKIVDAKTIFTGHTAVVEDVSWHLLHESLFGSVADDQKLMIWDTRSNNTSKPSHAVDAHTAEVNCLSFNPYSEFILATGSADKTVALWDLRNLKLKLHSFESHKDEIFQQVQWSPHNETILASSGTDRRLNVWDLSKIGEEQSAEDAEDGPPELLFIHGGHTAKISDFTWNPNEPWVICSVSEDNIMQVWQMAENIYNDEEPDTPASELEGQGS; encoded by the exons ATGGCGGATAAAGAAG TGTACGACGATGCAGTTGAGGAGCGGGTGATCAATGAAGAATACAAAATCTGGAAGAAGAATACTCCTTTTCTCTATGACCTGGTGATGACCCACGCGCTGGAGTGGCCCAGTCTCACTGTGCAGTGGCTACCTGACGTCAACAG gCCGGATGGAAAGGACTATGCGGTCCACAGACTGGTACTGGGAACTCACACGTCAGATGAGCAGAATCACCTGGTGATCGCCAGCGTACAGGTCCCCAACGATGACGCCCAGTTTGATGCTTCTCACTACGACAGTGAAAAAGGAGCAG AGTTTGGAGGTTTTGGATCCGTGAGTGGAAAGATAGAGATTGAGATCAAGATAAACCACGAGGGTGAAGTGAACCGGGCCAGGTACATGCCTCAGAACCCCTGCATCATTGCTACCAAGACCCCCACCTCAGACGTACTGGTCTTTGACTACACCAAGCACCCTTCCAAACCAG ACCCCAGTGGTGAGTGCAGCCCAGACCTGCGCCTGCGGGGCCACCAGAAGGAGGGCTACGGCCTGTCCTGGAACCCCAACCTCAGTGGCAACCTGCTCAGTGCTTCTGATGACCAC ACGATCTGCCTGTGGGACATCGGTGCTGGTCCTAAGGAGGGGAAGATAGTGGATGCTAAGACAATCTTCACCGGTCACACTGCAGTGGTGGAGGACGTGTCCTGGCACCTACTCCACGAATCACTGTTTGGCTCTGTGGCCGATGACCAGAAACTGATGAT ctggGACACACGGTCCAACAACACGTCCAAGCCCAGCCATGCAGTGGATGCCCACACTGCAGAGGTCAACTGTCTGTCCTTCAACCCCTACAGCGAGTTCATCCTGGCCACCGGCTCTGCAGACAAG ACTGTTGCTCTCTGGGATCTGCGTAACCTCAAACTGAAGCTCCACTCGTTTGAATCGCACAAGGATGAAATCTTCCAG CAGGTGCAATGGTCCCCTCACAACGAAACCATTCTGGCTTCAAGCGGAACAGATAGAAGGCTCAACGTATGGGATCTCAG TAAAATCGGAGAGGAACAGTCTGCTGAAGATGCAGAGGACGGACCTCCAGAACTCCTG TTCATCCATGGAGGACACACAGCGAAGATTTCTGATTTCACATGGAACCCCAACGAGCCATGGGTCATCTGCTCCGTCTCCGAGGATAACATCATGCAGGTTTGGCAAATG GCTGAGAACATCTATAATGATGAGGAGCCTGACACCCCTGCTTCAGAGCTGGAGGGTCAAGGGTCGTAA